Sequence from the Bacillus mesophilus genome:
ACCCAGCATTTAAGTCAGCATCAATTGCCATTTGTTTTCCTGGCATTGCATCTAAAGTAAAACGTGCAGCAACCTCTGAAACACGCTCAGAACCTTTTGTGATAACTAGAAACTGAATGATAATCAGAATTAGGAATACCACAAATCCAACTAAAGCATTTCCCCCAATAACGAAATTACCAAACGTATCAACTACATTCCCAGCTTCTCCCTCACTAAGGATTGATCTTGTTGTGGATACATTTAAACCTAGTCGGTATAAGGTTAAAATCAATAATAAAGAAGGAAAAACAGATAATTGCAAGGGTTCGGTCATATTCATTGCAGTCAGTAGAACTACTAATGCAAGAGTGATGTTTACCATTATTAAGATGTCTAGCAATAAAGGTGGTAACGGAATAACTAGCATGACGATGATTAAAACAACACCAAGTATAACTGGTAAGTCTCTTGCTCGCATTTACAACTCTCCTTATATACGTACTACACCTTTTGCTTTAGACGATAAATATAAGCTAAAATTTCGGCAACTGCTTTGAAAAATTCTTCAGGCACTGCATCACCAATTTTGGTTTGCTCATAAAGAGCTCTAGCAAGGGGCCTGTTCTCAATCATTGGAACTTCGTTGTTCTCTGCAATATTCCGGATTTTCAATGCTATATAATCTACACCACTAGCAACTACGTACGGTGCATCCATTTTTGCTTCATCATATTTTAATGCAATCGCATAGTGAGTTGGATTTGTGATAACAACGTCTGCTTTTGGAACGTCCTGCATCATTCGTTGCATCGCCATCTCACGCTGCTTTTGCTTAATTTTCGATTTGATTAGAGGATCGCCCTCAACATTTTTATACTCATCTTTAATATCCTGCTTAGACATTCGAATATTCTTTTCAAAGTCAAATTTTTGATAAATGAAATCAAAAACTGAAAGAAACAATAAGACAACTGTTGCAGCGAAACCCATTTTTAGTACGAGCATTGATAAAAATACTAATGCTTCTTCCAAGCTTACTTGAGACAAACGCATAATTCCTTCTATGTCTAACCACAAGACAAAGAATGTAACCAGACCTACAAAGGTAATCTTTAAAGAAGATTTTAATAGCTCTACAATCGCACGCATTGAGAATATATTCTTAGCTCCTTTAATAGGATCAAGCTTCTCGAGCTTAAAATGAATCGCTTCTGTAGAAAATAAAAAACCAATCTGCATGTAGCTTGCTATTACTCCTCCGACCATAGCTACGAGCATTACCGGGAGGATAATGATTGCTATTTCAGGAAGTAGAGTGAATAATAAACTGAAAGTCGTATGCTCAGTTAATTCTAGGAGCATATAATCCTCAAAACTCCTTGTAAAAAGAGCCAGCATCCGGTCTAGCATCAAACCTCCGCCAAACCAAAAAAAAAGGAAAACAAATAGGAGAAGGATGGCTGCATTTACATCCTGACTTTTCGCTACCTGCCCCTTTTTTCTTGACTCTTGTCGTTTCTTCGGAGTTGCCTTTTCTGTCTTCTCACCAGCAAAATATTGGAGATTCAGCTTATACTTGTACAACTTTTATGCCCCTCCTCCAATAATTCGCATTAAATCTCTCATCGCATATTGAATCTGTTCAAATAAATTTCCAACTAGCATAATAAAAATCGACATCATGACAATTAGCATAATTAAGCTAACAATTATTTTTAAAGGGATCCCGACAACAAATATGTTTAGCTGTGGTACAGTCCTAGCTACAATCCCAAGTGCTACATCAACTAAGAACATGGATCCCACTAAAGGTAATGACATTTGAAAGGCAATGATAAACATAGAATTAAAGGTTTTAACTAGATGACTTAGCATTTCTCCTTCACCAAAGGGAATCCACGGCTGATCAATTGGAATAGCTTGATAGCTATAGAAAATACCATCTATTAATAGATGATGACCGTTTACACTAAGTAAAAAAAGGAGAGACACAATGTATAAAAATTGACCCATTAATGGAGACTGAGCTCCAGTTTGAGGGTCAACTACATTGGCAATTGCAAACCCCATCTGAAAATCAATAAATCCTCCTGCTATCTGAATAGCAGATAGTAAAATGAAGGCTGTTAGACCTATTAGAATTCCAACCATTAATTCTTTAATAATTAGCATTATGTAAAATTCATCGAACTGAAGTGCTGTCGGAATCTCAATAGTGTAGTACATGATAAATGCTAAAAAAACAGCTAACCCTACTTTATGGGTATTTGGTATCGTTCTGTATGAAAAAATGGGTACTGTCAGAAAAAAACCGCTTAATCTCACTAATATCAGCAAAAAAGCTGACATCTTTATTAGAAATTCATCCATAAACTAACCTACATAATTATGAAGATTATTTAATATGTCATACGTAAAGCTGATCATTCGAGATAACATCCACGGTCCGAAAAAGACAATACCAATGAATACAGCAACAATTTTGGGGATAAATGCCAAAGTTTGTTCTTGGATTTGAGTGGTTGCTTGAAAAATACTAACGAGCAAACCAATCCCAAGTGCCAATAGCAGGAGTGGTCCACTTATTATTAAAACGGTATAGATAGCCTGCTCGGCTAAAGATATGACAAACTCTGAACTCAAAACAATCACTTCCTAATTAAAACTGACCAGCAATGATTTAACTACTAAATACCACCCATCCACTAAAACAAATAATAGTATTTTAAATGGTAAAGAAATCATAACCGGTGGTAGCATCATCATTCCCATTGACATTAGGATACTGGCAACAATCATATCAATTACTAAGAAAGGAATGAAAACCATAAATCCAATTTGAAAAGCTGTTTTCATCTCACTTATTGCAAATGCAGGAACTAAAGCAGTTAGTGGTATATCTTCTACAGTTTCAGGTCTTTCTATTCCAGCGTAACCTAGGAATAGCGCTAAGTCCTTTTGTCTTGTATGCTTACTCATAAACTCCTTTAATGGTAGCGATGCTCTTTCGTAGGCCTCATCAAGGGTAATTTCATCATTGAACAACGGTGTTAACGCTTCTTCATTTACCTCAGTGAATACAGGGGTCATTATAAAAAACGTTAGAAAAAGAGCTAGAGCAAGAATAACCTGATTAGGAGGCATTTGTTGTGTTCCTAAGGAAGTTCTAACAAATGACAGTACAATTAAGATTCTTGTAAAGCTCGTCATTAAGATTAGAATGCTTGGTGCAATTGACAAAACCGTTAGTAAAAGCAAAAGCTTGATCGAGGTCGATACGTTCTCCGGATCATTTGTATTGAAAAACTCCATGAACTCAGTCATCGTTCTTTTTTCCTTCCTCGTCCAACTCTTTTAAAAGCTTTTTCCTACCTTTAGATAGCTCTGCTAACTGAGTAGCAAACATCGATTTAAAACTACTATCTTGGTTTGACATGTCTCTTTTTTTATAACCTTTTACTTGCTGCACTACCTTCGTAATGATGTCAGCAGGTTGAAGCATTTGCTGAACATCATTTTGCTGTTGAGAAAGAATCTGCTTGATTTCTTCTTCTGAATCAATTTCTTTTAACAACTGTATACTCTCACCAACGCCAACGACTAAGATGCGATCTCCCACCTTAACAAGCTGAACAGAACGATTATTACCTAGGCTTGTACCACCCAAATTTGCCATTGTTCTCGTGAAATCATACGTTTGATTTTTCTTCTTAATAAACCGTAATGTAACGTAAAGCAGCATTAAGACTAGAAATAATGCAAAGATCAGATTTAGAAAATCGAAAAACGTGAATTGACTATCAGGTATTGATTCAACTGGTGTATTATCAATAGGGGCATTATCTAATACCGTTTCATCTTCTTCTGTTACAGATTCTTCTCTATTTTCTTTAAGTATTTGGTCTACAGTTTTATTATCATCATCCACTCCCGCTGCATGGAAAACGTTCCCCATAAGCGGAAGTAGAAGACAAAGTAAGACTGATACTATAACAATCTTGATTCGTAGCAATCTCTGCCACCTCAATTTTTCTTTATGATAGTGTTTTCCCAATAGCTTCTAATACGCGGTCTGCTTGGAATGGCTTAACGATAAAGTCTTTTGCTCCAGCCTGTATCGCATCAATTACCATCGCTTGTTGTCCCATTGCTGAACACATAATAACCTTTGCATTTGGATTGATCTTCTTTATTTCCTTAAGTGCAGTGATGCCATCCATTTCTGGCATTGTAATGTCCATTGTAACGAGGTCAGGATTATGCTCTTTGTATAAATCCACAGCCTGTTGGCCATCTGCAGCCTCGCCTACTACCTCATATCCATTTTTAGATAAAATATCCTTAATCATCATTCTCATAAAAGCTGCGTCATCTACAATTAGAATTCTGTTTGCCATTTCCTCTAAACCCCCTGCTTAATTAACGTAAATTTTTAATTCGATCACTTTGACTAATGATATCAGTAACACGAACACCAAAATTCTCATCTATTACTACTACTTCACCTTTTGCAACAAGCTTATTATTAACAAGTATGTCCACTGGTTCCCCTGCAAGCTTATCTAGTTCAATAATAGAACCTGTTGAAAGTTCCAATATATCGCGGACAGATCTCTTTGTTCTACCTAACTCTACAGTTACCTGCAGTGGAATATCTAGAAGCATATCTAAATTCTTTGACTCTCCACCTACAACAGGTGATGGCTCAAAATTTGAGAATGCTGCTGGTTGAACAGTTGGTTGATACCCAGCTTGCTTACTAGCTCCAATATGTTGTTGTTGGTGAGTAGGCTGCTGGTAACCCTGATACTCATGATTAGTCGTCTGAGAATAACTTTGTCCACCTCTTGTATCTGTCACTGGTTGGTGGTCATATGCATTTTCTTTAGAAGGTGTCTCACTCTTAATCTCTGTCTTTGGAGCGACAGGTGGACTAGGATTTAAGAGCTCATCTACTAAGCTTTTTCCAAACTCTAATGGAAGTAATTGCATAATGTTAGAATCTACAAGATCTCCAATTTTTAACCGGAATGCAACCTGAATAAAAATGTCTTGATTTGGTAAAGCGCCGTCACCTTCACCCTCTTTTAAATCCATCATTTCTATGCTTGGCGGTGAGATATCAACCTTTTTATTGAAAATAGTAGACATTGAAGTTGCAGCTGAACCCATCATTTGATTCATTGCCTCTTGGACAGCACTTAATTGAATTTCTCCTAATAGGTCCTGTGGGTTTCTTCCATCTCCACCTAGCATTAGATCAGCAATAATAGCAGCATCAGACTGTTTAATCACTAATACGTTTGCTCCAATGAAGCCTATTGTATAGCTTACTTGAATTGCAACATTCGGGTGTGGAAACTTCTCAGCCAAGTCATTTTTGTGAACTGTTGTAACAGTTGGTGTTGTAATTTCTACCTTTTGATTTAATAGAGTAGACAAAGCAGTAGCAGAGCTACCGAAAGAGATGTTACCAATCTCCCCTAACGCATCCTGTTCCATCGGAGACAAGTGTTCCTCAGACGGGGACTGCCCAGTTAGATGATCATCATCTTGATCGTCATTTCCCCTTAATAAAGCATCGATTTCATCTTGTGATAGCATGTCATTATTCATCATCTGTCCCCCCCTTGTATTGGTCTATTATTTGAACAGCCAGCTTTTTATTTACTTTACCTGGTTGCCCAATAAATTTCGGTTCATTACCAACCGTAATAACAATTGGTGAATTAATTTCGTTATCTAGTTGGATAACATCTCCTACAGATAACTGCAGGAATTCATTAATTGAAATCTCAGAACTTCCGAGTTGCGCACTAATTGGCAGATCTGCTAATCGAATGCTTTTCTCAAGTAATTCAAGTTCCTGTGGTTCTCTTACCTTTTTTGTCGTTTGCATCCAATAATGAACCGAAAGTTTAGGCATAATTGGTTCGAGGACAACATGAGGAATACAAATGTTGATCATTCCACTCGAATCACCAATTTGAGTATTCAAAGAGATCACAACGACCGTCTCATTGGGTGAAACCATTTGCAGGAATTGTGGGTTCACTTCTAATTCCGTTAATATGGGTTCAATTTCCGCAATAGAG
This genomic interval carries:
- the flhB gene encoding flagellar biosynthesis protein FlhB produces the protein MYKYKLNLQYFAGEKTEKATPKKRQESRKKGQVAKSQDVNAAILLLFVFLFFWFGGGLMLDRMLALFTRSFEDYMLLELTEHTTFSLLFTLLPEIAIIILPVMLVAMVGGVIASYMQIGFLFSTEAIHFKLEKLDPIKGAKNIFSMRAIVELLKSSLKITFVGLVTFFVLWLDIEGIMRLSQVSLEEALVFLSMLVLKMGFAATVVLLFLSVFDFIYQKFDFEKNIRMSKQDIKDEYKNVEGDPLIKSKIKQKQREMAMQRMMQDVPKADVVITNPTHYAIALKYDEAKMDAPYVVASGVDYIALKIRNIAENNEVPMIENRPLARALYEQTKIGDAVPEEFFKAVAEILAYIYRLKQKV
- the fliR gene encoding flagellar biosynthetic protein FliR; the protein is MDEFLIKMSAFLLILVRLSGFFLTVPIFSYRTIPNTHKVGLAVFLAFIMYYTIEIPTALQFDEFYIMLIIKELMVGILIGLTAFILLSAIQIAGGFIDFQMGFAIANVVDPQTGAQSPLMGQFLYIVSLLFLLSVNGHHLLIDGIFYSYQAIPIDQPWIPFGEGEMLSHLVKTFNSMFIIAFQMSLPLVGSMFLVDVALGIVARTVPQLNIFVVGIPLKIIVSLIMLIVMMSIFIMLVGNLFEQIQYAMRDLMRIIGGGA
- the fliQ gene encoding flagellar biosynthesis protein FliQ; translation: MSSEFVISLAEQAIYTVLIISGPLLLLALGIGLLVSIFQATTQIQEQTLAFIPKIVAVFIGIVFFGPWMLSRMISFTYDILNNLHNYVG
- the fliP gene encoding flagellar type III secretion system pore protein FliP (The bacterial flagellar biogenesis protein FliP forms a type III secretion system (T3SS)-type pore required for flagellar assembly.), whose product is MTEFMEFFNTNDPENVSTSIKLLLLLTVLSIAPSILILMTSFTRILIVLSFVRTSLGTQQMPPNQVILALALFLTFFIMTPVFTEVNEEALTPLFNDEITLDEAYERASLPLKEFMSKHTRQKDLALFLGYAGIERPETVEDIPLTALVPAFAISEMKTAFQIGFMVFIPFLVIDMIVASILMSMGMMMLPPVMISLPFKILLFVLVDGWYLVVKSLLVSFN
- a CDS encoding flagellar biosynthetic protein FliO, which translates into the protein MLRIKIVIVSVLLCLLLPLMGNVFHAAGVDDDNKTVDQILKENREESVTEEDETVLDNAPIDNTPVESIPDSQFTFFDFLNLIFALFLVLMLLYVTLRFIKKKNQTYDFTRTMANLGGTSLGNNRSVQLVKVGDRILVVGVGESIQLLKEIDSEEEIKQILSQQQNDVQQMLQPADIITKVVQQVKGYKKRDMSNQDSSFKSMFATQLAELSKGRKKLLKELDEEGKKNDD
- a CDS encoding response regulator, with the translated sequence MANRILIVDDAAFMRMMIKDILSKNGYEVVGEAADGQQAVDLYKEHNPDLVTMDITMPEMDGITALKEIKKINPNAKVIMCSAMGQQAMVIDAIQAGAKDFIVKPFQADRVLEAIGKTLS
- the fliY gene encoding flagellar motor switch phosphatase FliY, yielding MMNNDMLSQDEIDALLRGNDDQDDDHLTGQSPSEEHLSPMEQDALGEIGNISFGSSATALSTLLNQKVEITTPTVTTVHKNDLAEKFPHPNVAIQVSYTIGFIGANVLVIKQSDAAIIADLMLGGDGRNPQDLLGEIQLSAVQEAMNQMMGSAATSMSTIFNKKVDISPPSIEMMDLKEGEGDGALPNQDIFIQVAFRLKIGDLVDSNIMQLLPLEFGKSLVDELLNPSPPVAPKTEIKSETPSKENAYDHQPVTDTRGGQSYSQTTNHEYQGYQQPTHQQQHIGASKQAGYQPTVQPAAFSNFEPSPVVGGESKNLDMLLDIPLQVTVELGRTKRSVRDILELSTGSIIELDKLAGEPVDILVNNKLVAKGEVVVIDENFGVRVTDIISQSDRIKNLR